The following DNA comes from Marichromatium purpuratum 984.
GGGAACACGCGTGGTCCGCGTCTGCGGCGGGGGCGAAGCGGGATATCGCTCTGCCTGAATTTGTAGTCGCGCATAATGTCTTTTATTTACAATGATGTAGGGCTTTATTTTCGAGTCCTAGTGTAGTCCCAAAGAACGGCTTCTCACAAGGATGGCTGCGCCCGTGCCCGGTCAGCGGCGATTGCGCTTGAGTCCCCCAGGGTGGCGTCGTAGGCTTTTCCCTTTGCGCCTCAGGGGCGCGCCATAGCTGAGAAGACACGATAACGATGGAAGCACTCGACCACGCCCTCGCGCTCATCAAGCGCGGTACCGATGAGATCCTCGTCGAGGATCTGTTGCGCAAGAAGCTCGCGCGTGGAGGGTCGCTACGCATCAAGGCCGGGTTCGATCCCACCGCGCCCGACCTGCACCTCGGCCACACCGTGCTGATCAACAAGCTGCGTCAGTTCCAGGATCTCGGCCATGAGGTGCTGTTCCTGATCGGGGATTTCACCGGCATGATCGGCGACCCCAGCGGCAAGAGCGCCACCCGCCCGCCGCTCACCCGCGAGCAGATCATGGACAACGCCGCGACCTATCGCGAGCAGGTGTTCAAGATCCTCGACCCCGAGCGCACCCAGGTCGTCTTCAACTCGCAGTGGATGGATGAACTCGGCGCCGCCGGGCTGATCCAGATCGCCGCGCGGCACACCGTTGCGCGCATGCTCGAGCGCGACGACTTCGCCAAGCGCTACAAGGGCGGCCAGCCGATCGCCGTGCACGAGTTCCTCTATCCGCTGATCCAGGGCTATGACTCCTGCCAACTCAAGGCTGACGTCGAACTCGGCGGTACCGATCAGAAGTTCAACCTGCTGGTGGGGCGTCAGCTCCAGGAAAGCTTCGGCCAGGAGCCGCAGGTAGCGATCACCGTGCCGATCCTCGAGGGGCTCGATGGGGTGCAGAAGATGTCGAAGTCGCTCGGCAACTACATCGGCATCACCGATGCGCCGGGAGAGATGTTCGGCAAGATCATGTCGGTGTCCGACACCCTGATGTGGCGTTACTTCGTGCTGCTCAGTCGGCGTGAGATGGCCGAGATCGAGGGTTGGCAGCGCGCGGTCGAGGAGGGGGCCAATCCGCGTGACATCAAGTTCGAGCTGGCGCTCGAGCTGGTCGGGCGTTTCCATGGCCAGGAGGCGGCGCGTCGTGCCCAGGAGGAGTTCATCGCGCGCTTCCAGAAGGGGGCGATGCCCGAGGAGATCGAATCGCTGACGGTGGCCCCGCAGGACGATGATGCCCTGCCGGTCGCCAACCTGCTCAAGGAGGCCGGGCTGGTGAAGAGTACCTCCGAGGCGATCCGCATGATCGGCCAGGGCGCGGTGCGCATCGACGGTGAGCGCATCGAGGATCCTCGTCTAGCCTGCGCCTCCGGCAGTGAGCATGTCTACCAAGTGGGCAAACGTCGCTTCGCGCGCGTGCGCGTTTCTTAAGATGGCCGAGAAGCCTATCCCGAGCCATGGAGGGCCGGGATAGGTTTTTTCAAAAAAAGTGTTGACGTTTTTCGAGAAGAGTCTAAAATGCACAGCTCGCTCAGGGCAGAGCGGCCCGGATCACCAACCGATTCGGGGTTGACCGAAAAAAAACGGTTGACACGGAATACGGAATCCAGTTTAATAGGCGGCTCGCAACGGAGCGCGAGCAACCAGCCGGAAACGGCAGCGAAAAAAGGACTTGACAGACTGACTTCTTGCTTTAAAATGGTCGGTCTTCGCAGCACGAAACGCTGCAACAGATCTTTAACAAAACGTTTGGATAACTTGTGTGGGTGCTCTGTCGAGTTCTGGAGACTCCAGAATATCGATGAGTACCTTCCTTGAGAAGGTTCCGTCGAGCAAGGTTAAGGTTACTTCGGTAACCGAAAGAATTGAACTGAAGAGTTTGATCCTGGCTCAGATTGAACGCTGGCGGCATGCCTAACACATGCAAGTCGAACGCGAAACCCCTTCGGGGGGAGTAGAGTGGCGGACGGGTGAGTAATGTGTGGGAATCTGCCCTGCAGCGGGGGATAACCCGGGGAAACCCGGGCTAATACCGCATACGACCTACGGGTGAAAGGGGGCTTCGGCTCTCACTGCAGGATGAGCCCACATCCGATTAGCTTGTTGGTGAGGTAACGGCTCACCAAGGCGACGATCGGTAGCTGGTCTGAGAGGATGATCAGCCACACTGGGACTGAGACACGGCCCAGACTCCTACGGGAGGCAGCAGTGGGGAATATTGGACAATGGGCGAAAGCCTGATCCAGCAATGCCGCGTGTGTGAAGAAGGCCTGCGGGTTGTAAAGCACTTTCAGCGAGGAAGAAAAGCCTGTGGTTAATACCCATGGGTCTTGACGTTACTCGCAGAAGAAGCACCGGCTAACTCCGTGCCAGCAGCCGCGGTAATACGGAGGGTGCAAGCGTTAATCGGAATCACTGGGCGTAAAGCGCACGTAGGCGGCGAGGTCAGTCAGATGTGAAAGCCCCGGGCTTAACCTGGGAACTGCATTTGATACTGCCTGGCTAGAGTTTGATAGAGGGGGGTGGAATTCCAGGTGTAGCGGTGAAATGCGTAGATATCTGGAGGAACACCAGTGGCGAAGGCGGCCCCCTGGATCAAAACTGACGCTGAGGTGCGAAAGCGTGGGGAGCAAACAGGATTAGATACCCTGGTAGTCCACGCCGTAAACGATGTCGACTAGCCGTTGGGCTCATTTAAGGGTTTAGTGGCGCAGCTAACGCGATAAGTCGACCGCCTGGGGAGTACGGCCGCAAGGTTAAAACTCAAAGGAATTGACGGGGGCCCGCACAAGCGGTGGAGCATGTGGTTTAATTCGATGCAACGCGAAGAACCTTACCAGCCCTTGACATCCTCGGAACTTGGCAGAGATGCCTTGGTGCCTTCGGGAGCCGAGTGACAGGTGCTGCATGGCTGTCGTCAGCTCGTGTCGTGAGATGTTGGGTTAAGTCCCGTAACGAGCGCAACCCTTGTCCTTAGTTGCCAGCATTTCGGATGGGAACTCTAAGGAGACTGCCGGTGATAAACCGGAGGAAGGTGGGGATGACGTCAAGTCATCATGGCCCTTATGGGCTGGGCTACACACGTGCTACAATGGTCGGTACAGAGGGTCGCAAAGCGGCGACGTGGAGCTAATCTCAGAAAACCGGTCGTAGTCCGGATTGCAGTCTGCAACTCGACTGCATGAAGTCGGAATCGCTAGTAATCGCGAATCAGAATGTCGCGGTGAATACGTTCCCGGGCCTTGTACACACCGCCCGTCACACCATGGGAGTTGGTTGCACCAGAAGTAGATAGCTTAACCTTCGGGAGGGCGTTTACCACGGTGTGATCAATGACTGGGGTGAAGTCGTAACAAGGTAGCCGTAGGGGAACCTGCGGCTGGATCACCTCCTTACCAAGCAGAGTCCTCCGGACTCGGCAAAGCCCCCACACAAGTTATCCGAACGCGGGTCTGCGGACCCAACAGTGCACGCACTTGGGTCTGTAGCTCAGTTGGTTAGAGCGCACCCCTGATAAGGGTGAGGTCGCTGGTTCAACTCCAGCCAGACCCACCAAGTCAGATCCGGGGCCATAGCTCAGCTGGGAGAGCGCCTGCCTTGCACGCAGGAGGTCGGGAGTTCGATCCTCCCTGGCTCCACCAGACACCCAGAAGCGGCTGAGGTGAGCGTCAAACGCTCAAGGTTCTACGGAGTCTTGAGCGCTTGGCAGTTTGCCGAGCAAGAGTTCTTTAACAATTCGGTAAGATCGTTGAAGGCAGACTGTCGAACATGTCGGTTCGACGGAATGCGTGACGTCGATGTCCGTGTGATCCCAGCGTGTTTGGGGTTATATGGTCAAGTGACGAAGCGCAGACGGTGGATGCCTAGGCGGTAGGAGGCGATGAAGGACGTGGTAGCCTGCGAAAAGCCTCGGGGAGCTGGCAAACAAGCTTTGATCCGAGGATGTCCGAATGGGGAAACCCACCTGGCTTGCCAGGTATCCCAGACTGAATCCATAGGTCTGGGAGGCGAACCTGGGGAACTGAAACATCTAAGTACCCAGAGGAACAGAAATCAACCGAGATTCCCTCAGTAGCGGCGAGCGAACGGGGACCAGCCCTGAAGCTGGAATCGCGTTAGTGGAAGCGTCTGGAAAGTCGCGCGATACAGGGTGATAGCCCCGTACACGAAAACAAGATTTCAGTGATGACGAGTAAGGCGGGACACGTGAAATCCTGTCTGAACATGGGGGGACCATCCTCCAAGGCTAAATACTCCCTACCGACCGATAGTGAACCAGTACCGTGAGGGAAAGGCGAAAAGAACCCCGTTGAGGGGAGTGAAATAGAACCTGAAACCGTCTGCGTACAAGCAGTGGGAGCTCCTTCGGGAGTGACTGCGTACCTTTTGTATAATGGGTCAGCGACTTACTTCTCAGTGGCAAGCTTAACCGAATAGGGGAGGCGTAGCGAAAGCGAGTCTTAAATGGGCGTTTGAGTCGCTGGGAGTAGACCCGAAACCGGGCGATCTACCCATGGCCAGGGTGAAGGCGCGGTAACACGCGCTGGAGGCCCGAACCGGGATCTGTTGAAAAAGATTCGGATGAGCTGTGGGTCGGAGTGAAAGGCTAATCAAGCTCGGAGATAGCTGGTTCTCCCCGAAAGCTATTTAGGTAGCGCCTCGTGGATAACTGCTGGGGGTAGAGCACTGTTTCGGCTAGGGGGCCATCCCGGCTTACCAAACCGATGCAAACTCCGAATACCAGTAAGTTCGACCACGGGAGACAGACGGCGGGTGCTAACGTCCGTCGTCAAGAGGGAAACAACCCAGACCGCCAGCTAAGGTCCCTAAATCATGGCTCAGTGGGAAACGATGTGGGAAGGCCCAGACAGCCAGGAGGTTGGCTTAGAAGCAGCCACCCTTTAAAGAAAGCGTAATAGCTCACTGGTCGAGTCGGCCTGCGCGGAAGATGTAACGGGGCTCAAGCCATGTACCGAAGCTGCGGATGCGTGTAAACGCATGGTAGGGGAGCGTTCTGTAAGTCTGCGAAGGTGTGCTGTCAGGCATGCTGGAGATATCAGAAGTGCGAATGCTGACATGAGTAACGACAAAGGGAGTGAGAGTCTCCCTCGCCGAAAGCCCAAGGTTTCCTGCGCAACGTTCATCGGCGCAGGGTGAGTCGGCCCCTAAGGCGAGGCCGAAAGGCGTAGTCGATGGGAAGCAGGTTAATATTCCTGCACCAGCTGTAACTGCGATGGGATGACGGAGAAGGCTAGGTCAGCCGGCCGATGGTAGTGCCGGTCCAAGCGAGTAGGGAGTGTCCTTAGGCAAATCCGGGGACACAATCCTGAGACGTGATGACGAGTTCCTACGGGAACGAAGTGATTGATGCCAAGCTTCCAGGAAAAGTCTCTAAGCTTCAGGTTACAGATGACCGTACCCCAAACCGACACAGGTGGGCAGGGTGAGAATCCCAAGGCGCTTGAGAGAACCCTGGTGAAGGAACTAGGCAAAATGGTACCGTAACTTCGGGAGAAGGTACGCCCTTGGTAAGTGAAGCGACTTGCTCGTGGAGCTGAAGAGGGTTGCAGTGACCAGGCCGCTGCGACTGTTTATTAAAAACACAGCACTCTGCAAACTCGTAAGAGGACGTATAGGGTGTGACGCCTGCCCGGTGCCGGAAG
Coding sequences within:
- the tyrS gene encoding tyrosine--tRNA ligase, with amino-acid sequence MEALDHALALIKRGTDEILVEDLLRKKLARGGSLRIKAGFDPTAPDLHLGHTVLINKLRQFQDLGHEVLFLIGDFTGMIGDPSGKSATRPPLTREQIMDNAATYREQVFKILDPERTQVVFNSQWMDELGAAGLIQIAARHTVARMLERDDFAKRYKGGQPIAVHEFLYPLIQGYDSCQLKADVELGGTDQKFNLLVGRQLQESFGQEPQVAITVPILEGLDGVQKMSKSLGNYIGITDAPGEMFGKIMSVSDTLMWRYFVLLSRREMAEIEGWQRAVEEGANPRDIKFELALELVGRFHGQEAARRAQEEFIARFQKGAMPEEIESLTVAPQDDDALPVANLLKEAGLVKSTSEAIRMIGQGAVRIDGERIEDPRLACASGSEHVYQVGKRRFARVRVS